From Pseudomonas hefeiensis, one genomic window encodes:
- the gacA gene encoding response regulator transcription factor GacA, whose amino-acid sequence MIRVLVVDDHDLVRTGITRMLADIDGLQVVGQAESGEESLIKARELKPDVVLMDVKMPGIGGLEATRKLLRSHPDIKVVAVTVCEEDPFPTRLLQAGAAGYLTKGAGLNEMVQAIRLVFAGQRYISPQIAQQLAIKSFQPTNESPFDALSEREIQIALMIVGCQKVQIISDKLCLSPKTVNTYRYRIFEKLSISSDVELTLLAVRHGMVDASA is encoded by the coding sequence TTGATTAGGGTGTTAGTGGTCGACGACCATGATCTCGTCCGTACGGGCATTACACGAATGCTGGCTGATATCGACGGTCTGCAGGTGGTTGGTCAGGCTGAATCCGGGGAAGAGTCCCTTATCAAGGCGCGTGAACTGAAACCCGACGTGGTACTGATGGACGTCAAGATGCCAGGCATCGGCGGTCTTGAAGCCACGCGTAAACTGCTGCGCAGCCACCCGGACATCAAGGTGGTCGCAGTGACGGTCTGTGAAGAAGATCCGTTCCCGACCCGGTTGTTGCAGGCAGGCGCTGCGGGCTACCTCACCAAGGGCGCCGGCTTGAACGAGATGGTCCAGGCCATTCGCCTGGTGTTTGCTGGTCAGCGTTACATCAGCCCGCAAATTGCCCAGCAGTTGGCAATCAAGTCGTTCCAGCCGACCAATGAATCGCCCTTCGACGCGCTGTCGGAGCGGGAAATCCAGATTGCCCTGATGATTGTCGGTTGCCAAAAGGTGCAGATCATCTCCGATAAGCTGTGCTTGTCGCCTAAAACCGTCAACACCTACCGTTACCGAATCTTCGAGAAGCTGTCGATCAGCAGCGATGTCGAGTTGACGCTGCTGGCGGTGCGCCACGGCATGGTCGATGCCAGCGCCTGA
- the pgsA gene encoding CDP-diacylglycerol--glycerol-3-phosphate 3-phosphatidyltransferase, with translation MNIPNLITVLRVLLIPIFILLFYLPYHWSYVASASVFAFAAATDWLDGYLARRLEQSTPFGAFLDPVADKLMVAVALVLLVQEHANLWLTLPAAVIIGREIVVSALREWMAELGARAQVAVSSLGKWKTAAQMLALVILLGNPANFNFWVLLGYALLLISAGLTLWSMVQYLRAAWPHLRTDVDPK, from the coding sequence ATGAATATCCCAAATCTGATTACCGTACTCCGCGTCCTGCTCATCCCGATCTTCATTTTGCTGTTCTATTTGCCGTACCACTGGAGTTATGTGGCCTCCGCCTCGGTCTTTGCCTTCGCCGCCGCCACCGACTGGCTGGACGGCTACCTGGCCCGACGCCTGGAGCAGAGCACGCCTTTCGGCGCCTTCCTGGACCCTGTGGCCGACAAGCTGATGGTCGCGGTCGCCCTGGTACTGCTGGTGCAGGAACACGCCAACCTCTGGCTGACCCTGCCGGCGGCGGTGATCATCGGCCGCGAAATCGTCGTATCGGCACTGCGCGAATGGATGGCCGAACTTGGCGCCCGTGCCCAGGTGGCGGTATCGAGCCTGGGCAAATGGAAAACCGCCGCGCAAATGCTGGCGCTGGTGATCCTGCTGGGCAACCCGGCCAACTTCAATTTCTGGGTGCTGTTGGGCTACGCACTGCTGCTGATCTCCGCAGGCCTGACATTGTGGTCGATGGTTCAGTACCTGCGCGCCGCCTGGCCGCATCTGCGCACTGACGTAGACCCGAAATAA
- a CDS encoding extracellular solute-binding protein produces MRLAFPSLLFTAVVLLTGAAGVNAAPQHALTVYGEPAKYPQGFSHFAYVNPRAPKGGTMRRSAIEIGHFDHVLPYIDKGIGVSQIDGMLYSPLAQRSLDEPYTVYGLVAQKMERADDGLSLRFYLNPKARFADGKPITAEDVRYTFELLMTQGSLRYRTQFAAVKGVEVESERTVRFDFKNNESRTLPLDIATLPVFPEHWWKTRDFASGGGYEAPLGSGPYRVGRIDSGRSITFERNANWWGKDLPVSRGLYNFDHFSIEYFGDTDVARQVLRGGAYDYNREFSATGYSIGYDSPALHDGRLQKAHLATEAPQTAQGFVFNLQKPQFQDRRVRQALAMLWDFEWSNRQMMRNLYVRQQSFFSNTDLAARQLPDADELAILEPLRAKVPEEVFTQVFHAPKTDGSGVIRDKQLQALALLQQAGWKPDGDRLVNAEGEPLSFTFLISQNGLDRLLLPYKRTLAQIGIDMNIRRIDASQYVNRLMSRDYDMIITGYPVSTSPGMELYNYFGSAAANDPGANNYMALQNPAVDTLIDGLVKATTQRDMLRHAHALDRVLQWNYYWIPNYYPPGSSTVWWNRFGRPKVQASNDEAIESWWEMSTTPLTNEQMAAERIKRGSPGGRH; encoded by the coding sequence ATGCGACTGGCGTTCCCCTCACTGCTGTTCACTGCCGTGGTCCTGCTGACAGGCGCCGCAGGTGTGAATGCCGCACCGCAACATGCCCTGACGGTGTATGGCGAACCGGCCAAGTATCCCCAAGGCTTCAGCCACTTCGCCTACGTCAATCCCCGAGCCCCCAAAGGCGGCACCATGCGCCGCTCGGCCATCGAGATCGGCCATTTCGACCACGTACTGCCCTACATCGACAAAGGCATCGGCGTCAGCCAGATCGACGGAATGCTTTATTCGCCGTTGGCCCAGCGCTCGCTGGACGAGCCCTACACCGTCTATGGCCTGGTGGCGCAGAAGATGGAACGCGCCGACGATGGCCTGTCCTTGCGCTTCTACCTCAATCCCAAGGCCCGGTTTGCCGATGGCAAGCCCATCACCGCCGAGGACGTGCGCTACACCTTCGAGCTGTTGATGACCCAGGGTAGTCTGCGATATCGCACCCAGTTCGCAGCCGTCAAAGGCGTCGAAGTGGAATCCGAGCGCACCGTCCGCTTCGATTTCAAGAACAACGAAAGCCGCACCCTGCCGCTGGACATCGCCACACTGCCGGTTTTTCCCGAGCACTGGTGGAAAACCCGCGACTTTGCCAGTGGAGGCGGCTACGAAGCCCCGCTGGGCAGTGGCCCCTATCGGGTGGGCCGGATCGACTCGGGACGCAGCATCACCTTCGAGCGCAACGCCAACTGGTGGGGCAAGGATCTGCCAGTCAGTCGCGGGCTCTACAATTTCGATCATTTCAGCATCGAGTATTTCGGTGACACCGATGTAGCGCGCCAGGTCTTGCGTGGCGGCGCCTACGACTACAACCGCGAGTTCTCCGCCACCGGTTATTCCATCGGCTATGACAGTCCGGCCCTGCATGATGGCCGTCTGCAAAAGGCCCATCTGGCCACCGAGGCGCCCCAAACGGCCCAGGGTTTCGTGTTCAACCTGCAAAAACCGCAGTTCCAGGATCGTCGTGTCCGCCAGGCCCTGGCCATGCTCTGGGATTTCGAGTGGAGCAACCGCCAGATGATGCGCAACCTCTATGTGCGCCAGCAGAGCTTTTTCTCCAACACCGACCTGGCCGCCCGGCAACTGCCTGATGCCGACGAACTGGCGATTCTCGAGCCGTTGCGCGCAAAAGTGCCCGAGGAAGTCTTCACCCAGGTATTTCACGCGCCGAAAACCGACGGCAGCGGCGTGATCCGTGACAAACAACTGCAAGCCCTGGCGCTGCTGCAACAGGCCGGCTGGAAACCCGATGGCGACCGCCTGGTCAATGCCGAGGGGGAACCGCTGAGCTTCACGTTCCTGATCAGCCAGAACGGTCTCGACCGGCTGTTGCTGCCCTACAAGCGCACGCTGGCACAGATCGGCATCGACATGAACATCCGGCGCATCGATGCCTCCCAGTACGTCAATCGCCTGATGAGTCGCGACTACGACATGATCATCACCGGCTATCCCGTCAGCACCTCGCCGGGCATGGAGCTTTACAACTATTTTGGCTCGGCGGCGGCCAACGATCCGGGCGCCAACAACTACATGGCCCTGCAGAACCCCGCCGTTGACACCCTGATCGACGGTCTGGTCAAAGCCACCACCCAGCGCGACATGCTCCGCCATGCCCACGCTCTCGACCGGGTGCTGCAATGGAATTATTACTGGATCCCCAACTATTACCCGCCGGGCAGCTCGACCGTCTGGTGGAACCGCTTTGGCAGACCAAAAGTGCAGGCCAGTAATGACGAAGCCATCGAGAGTTGGTGGGAAATGAGCACCACACCGCTGACCAACGAGCAGATGGCCGCCGAACGCATCAAGCGCGGCTCCCCTGGAGGGCGGCATTGA
- a CDS encoding microcin C ABC transporter permease YejB translates to MWAYIARRLLLIIPTLVIILLVNFVIVQAAPGGPVEQAIAHLQGIGGASVGSSGNAMTGSSRASRGLDPQLIKDIEKQYGFDKPAHERLWLMLSSYARLDFGKSFFRGATVTDLILEKMPVTISLGLWATLITYLVSIPLGIRKAVRHGSAFDVWSSTAIIIGYAMPAFLFAMFLIVVFAGGTSLNWFPVRGLVSDNFESLSTLGKITDYFWHLVLPVTSLVIGGFATLTILTKNSFLNEITRQYVVTARAKGMSERRVLYGHVFRNAMLLVVSGIPQAFISVFFAGSLLIEVIFSLDGLGRMSYEAAVSRDYPVVFGSLFIFTLFGLLIKLIGDLCYTLVDPRIDFAARNA, encoded by the coding sequence ATGTGGGCCTATATCGCGCGGCGCTTGCTGCTGATCATTCCGACGCTGGTGATCATCCTGCTGGTGAATTTCGTCATCGTGCAGGCCGCTCCGGGCGGGCCGGTGGAACAGGCCATCGCCCATTTGCAAGGCATCGGCGGCGCCAGCGTCGGCAGCTCGGGCAATGCCATGACCGGCAGTTCGCGAGCCAGTCGCGGCCTCGATCCACAGCTGATCAAGGACATCGAAAAACAATACGGCTTCGACAAACCGGCCCACGAGCGTTTGTGGTTGATGCTCAGCAGCTACGCGCGGCTGGACTTCGGCAAGAGCTTCTTTCGCGGCGCCACGGTGACCGACCTGATCCTGGAAAAGATGCCGGTGACCATTTCCCTCGGGCTCTGGGCCACGCTGATCACCTACCTGGTGTCGATTCCCCTGGGCATCCGCAAGGCCGTGCGCCATGGTTCGGCCTTCGACGTGTGGAGCAGCACGGCAATAATCATCGGCTATGCCATGCCGGCGTTCCTGTTCGCCATGTTCCTGATCGTGGTGTTTGCCGGCGGCACGTCGCTGAACTGGTTTCCGGTGCGCGGGCTGGTGTCGGACAACTTCGAGTCGCTGTCGACACTGGGCAAGATCACCGATTACTTCTGGCACCTGGTACTGCCGGTCACCTCGCTGGTGATCGGCGGTTTCGCCACCTTGACGATCCTGACCAAGAACTCGTTCCTCAATGAAATCACCCGCCAGTACGTGGTCACCGCGCGGGCCAAGGGCATGAGCGAACGGCGCGTGCTGTATGGCCACGTGTTCCGCAATGCAATGCTGCTGGTGGTGTCGGGGATTCCCCAGGCGTTCATCAGCGTGTTTTTCGCCGGCTCCTTGCTGATCGAGGTGATCTTCTCCCTCGATGGCCTGGGACGCATGAGCTATGAGGCCGCGGTGTCCCGGGACTACCCGGTGGTGTTCGGCTCGCTGTTCATCTTCACGCTGTTCGGTTTGCTGATCAAACTCATCGGCGACCTGTGCTACACCCTGGTGGACCCGCGTATCGACTTCGCCGCGAGGAACGCCTGA
- the uvrC gene encoding excinuclease ABC subunit UvrC, translated as MTELFDPSAFLSTCSGRPGVYRMFDSDARLLYVGKAKNLKKRLASYFRKTGLAPKTAALVGRIAQVETTITANETEALLLEQTLIKEWRPPYNILLRDDKSYPYVFLSDGAFPRLSIHRGAKKAKGRYFGPYPSAGAIRESLSLLQKTFFVRQCEDSYYKNRTRPCLQYQIKRCKAPCVGFVEPQVYAEDVRHSVMFLEGRSNALTNELSAAMEDAAVNLEFERAAELRDQIGLLRRVQDQQSMEGGSGDVDVIAAFINPGGACVHLISVRGGRVLGSKNFFPQVGIEEDVAEVMAAFLGQYYISSPERDLPAELIVNVVHEDFPTLIEAIDKLRGRELTISHRVRGTRARWQQLAVTNAEQALGARLANRQHVAARFDALADVLNLDEPPQRLECYDISHSSGEATVASCVVFGPEGPIKSDYRRYNIEGVTPGDDYAAMHQALMRRFGKLKDGEGKLPDILLVDGGKGQLSMARDVLNELMVPDLILLGVAKGATRKAGFETLYLNDAAHEFTLKGDSPALHLIQQIRDEAHRFAITGHRARRGKTRRTSTLEGVAGVGPTRRRDLLKHFGGLQELSRASIEEIAKAPGISKKLAESIYASLHSE; from the coding sequence ATGACTGAACTGTTTGATCCCAGTGCTTTCCTGTCCACATGCAGCGGTCGCCCCGGCGTCTATCGCATGTTCGACAGCGATGCGCGCCTGCTTTACGTCGGCAAGGCCAAGAACCTCAAGAAGCGTCTGGCCAGCTACTTTCGTAAAACCGGCCTTGCGCCGAAGACCGCCGCCCTGGTGGGGCGCATCGCGCAAGTCGAAACCACCATCACCGCCAATGAAACCGAGGCCTTGCTGCTCGAGCAGACCCTGATCAAGGAATGGCGGCCGCCGTACAATATTCTGCTGCGTGACGATAAGTCCTACCCGTACGTGTTTCTGTCCGACGGGGCATTTCCGCGCCTGAGCATTCACCGCGGGGCCAAGAAGGCCAAAGGCCGGTATTTTGGTCCTTACCCCAGCGCCGGGGCGATCCGTGAAAGCCTGAGTCTGCTGCAAAAGACCTTCTTCGTTCGCCAATGTGAAGACAGCTATTACAAGAACCGTACCCGACCCTGCCTGCAATACCAGATCAAACGCTGCAAGGCACCCTGCGTCGGGTTCGTCGAACCCCAGGTCTACGCCGAAGACGTGCGCCACTCGGTGATGTTTCTTGAAGGGCGCAGCAATGCGTTGACCAACGAATTGTCGGCGGCGATGGAGGACGCGGCGGTCAATCTTGAGTTCGAACGGGCCGCCGAGCTGCGCGACCAGATCGGGCTGCTGCGCCGCGTGCAGGATCAGCAGAGCATGGAAGGTGGCAGCGGCGACGTTGACGTGATCGCCGCGTTCATCAATCCGGGTGGCGCCTGCGTGCACCTGATCAGCGTGCGCGGCGGCCGGGTGCTGGGCAGCAAGAACTTCTTTCCCCAGGTGGGTATCGAGGAAGACGTGGCCGAAGTCATGGCGGCGTTTTTGGGGCAGTACTACATCAGCAGCCCGGAACGCGACCTGCCTGCCGAGTTGATCGTCAATGTGGTCCACGAAGACTTCCCGACCCTGATCGAGGCCATTGACAAGCTTCGTGGTCGTGAACTGACCATCAGCCATCGCGTGCGTGGCACCCGGGCGCGCTGGCAGCAACTGGCCGTGACCAACGCCGAGCAGGCTCTGGGCGCGCGTTTGGCCAACCGCCAGCATGTGGCGGCACGGTTCGATGCCCTGGCTGACGTTCTTAACCTGGACGAGCCGCCGCAGCGGCTGGAGTGCTACGACATCAGTCACTCCAGTGGCGAAGCGACCGTGGCGTCTTGCGTCGTGTTTGGTCCGGAAGGCCCGATCAAGTCCGATTACCGGCGCTACAACATCGAAGGCGTTACCCCGGGCGATGATTATGCGGCGATGCATCAGGCGTTGATGCGCCGGTTCGGCAAGCTCAAGGACGGGGAGGGCAAGTTGCCGGACATCCTGCTGGTGGACGGCGGCAAAGGCCAGTTGTCCATGGCCCGCGACGTATTGAATGAGCTGATGGTCCCCGATCTGATCCTGCTGGGCGTGGCCAAGGGTGCAACCCGCAAGGCCGGTTTCGAGACCTTGTACCTGAACGATGCGGCCCATGAGTTCACCCTGAAAGGGGATTCGCCGGCGCTGCACCTGATCCAGCAGATCCGTGACGAAGCTCACCGTTTTGCCATCACCGGACACCGCGCCCGCCGGGGCAAGACCCGCCGCACATCGACGCTGGAAGGCGTGGCAGGGGTCGGCCCAACGCGACGTCGCGATCTATTGAAACATTTTGGTGGATTGCAGGAGCTGTCTCGTGCCAGCATCGAAGAGATAGCCAAAGCTCCCGGTATCAGTAAAAAGCTCGCTGAGTCGATTTATGCAAGCCTGCATAGCGAGTAG
- a CDS encoding GNAT family N-acetyltransferase gives MNFQWRAATAEDIAFARQLTCVNMLPYYLHHDLLWQDEAFDLAWIIRQNWIICREGQALGFVSLSRDARALYIRELQIAEAFRGQGAGTWAIGQVWGMVMQERRPALRLTVFKNNPARVLYERLGLRVVGEDECFLRMEREARP, from the coding sequence ATGAATTTCCAGTGGCGTGCGGCAACGGCCGAGGACATCGCCTTTGCCCGGCAACTGACGTGCGTCAACATGCTTCCCTATTACTTGCACCATGATTTGTTATGGCAGGACGAAGCATTCGATCTGGCCTGGATCATTCGCCAGAACTGGATCATCTGCCGCGAAGGGCAAGCGTTGGGTTTTGTCAGCCTCAGTCGTGATGCCCGGGCGTTGTATATCCGGGAACTACAGATTGCCGAGGCGTTTCGGGGGCAGGGCGCCGGCACTTGGGCGATCGGTCAGGTTTGGGGCATGGTGATGCAGGAGCGCCGCCCGGCGCTGCGCTTGACGGTTTTCAAGAATAATCCGGCCAGAGTGCTCTACGAGCGCCTGGGGCTGCGGGTGGTCGGCGAGGATGAATGTTTCCTGCGGATGGAGCGGGAAGCCAGGCCTTGA
- a CDS encoding peptidylprolyl isomerase: MYPWPKATARHILVSSEEKCNELKAQIEAGADFAEVAKTNSSCPSSRQGGDLGSFGPGQMVKEFDTVVFSAPINVVQGPVKTQFGYHLLEVTSRQD, encoded by the coding sequence ATTTACCCATGGCCAAAAGCCACTGCCCGCCACATCCTGGTTTCCAGCGAAGAGAAGTGCAACGAACTCAAAGCCCAGATCGAAGCCGGCGCCGATTTCGCTGAAGTCGCCAAGACCAACTCCTCCTGCCCGTCCAGCCGTCAAGGCGGCGACCTGGGCTCGTTCGGTCCAGGTCAGATGGTCAAGGAATTCGACACCGTGGTATTCAGCGCCCCGATCAATGTGGTGCAGGGTCCGGTCAAGACCCAGTTCGGCTATCACCTGTTGGAAGTGACCAGTCGCCAGGACTGA
- a CDS encoding carbon-nitrogen hydrolase family protein: MTAPTFAAAQSISILGDVRANLIHHQRFMHAAAEQHVQLLVFPELSLTGYERGLAAELAILPEDGILQPLRDLARELGLTAVVGMPLRLSAKAPVSIGALVFRADGSLGVYTKQHLHPGEEVAFVPGHGGSMLAMGSDHIALAVCADFSHARHAATAAEQGATLYAAGVLITEGGYLPDTTLLRGYAKQHAMTVLMANHGGATGGWESAGRSAVWAPDGSLIAAAPGRGDLLVIARRAADGWAGQVVPVTTL, translated from the coding sequence ATGACCGCTCCAACTTTCGCCGCCGCCCAGTCGATTTCCATCCTCGGGGACGTTCGCGCCAATCTCATCCACCATCAGCGCTTCATGCACGCCGCCGCTGAACAGCATGTGCAATTGCTGGTGTTTCCTGAGTTGTCGCTCACTGGTTACGAACGGGGCTTGGCTGCGGAACTGGCCATCCTGCCGGAGGATGGAATATTGCAACCACTGCGTGACCTGGCGCGCGAGCTTGGCCTGACCGCAGTGGTTGGCATGCCGCTTCGCCTGTCGGCAAAAGCACCGGTATCGATCGGTGCGCTGGTATTCCGCGCCGATGGATCCCTCGGGGTGTACACCAAACAGCATTTGCATCCTGGCGAAGAAGTCGCCTTCGTTCCTGGTCATGGCGGTTCGATGCTGGCGATGGGGTCGGATCACATCGCACTGGCGGTATGCGCCGACTTTTCCCACGCTCGCCATGCTGCCACTGCAGCCGAGCAGGGCGCTACGTTATATGCAGCTGGCGTGTTGATTACGGAAGGCGGCTACCTGCCCGATACGACGTTATTACGAGGTTATGCCAAGCAACATGCCATGACGGTTCTGATGGCCAATCATGGCGGCGCCACCGGTGGTTGGGAGTCGGCCGGTCGCAGCGCGGTCTGGGCCCCGGACGGTTCTCTGATTGCGGCAGCGCCAGGCAGGGGCGATCTGTTGGTGATCGCTCGGCGCGCCGCCGATGGTTGGGCCGGACAAGTCGTGCCGGTGACAACGCTTTGA
- a CDS encoding esterase/lipase family protein, with protein sequence MQRNATTQFPILLVHGLFGFDRVGGFELFHGIKQALRAAGARVFIPYLSATHSNEARGEQLLAQIERILSGTGAERVNLIGHSQGALAARYAGAIAPDRVASVTSVSGPNHGSELIDFLYKALTPGRLPEHVAHKVATLFADFISLLSGQAQLPHAAIAALAALTTEGVGAFNDKYPQGLPKNWGGNGAHRVNGVRYYSWSGTLQDTQNGAFNAMDPLPAFCQAFSEYFITEAGQNDGLVGRFSSHLGKVIRSDYPLDHMDIINQTTGRSRTGTDPVELYVRHAERLRKAGL encoded by the coding sequence ATGCAACGGAATGCAACCACTCAATTTCCCATCCTGCTGGTCCATGGGTTGTTCGGGTTTGACCGGGTCGGCGGCTTCGAACTTTTCCACGGGATCAAACAGGCATTACGCGCCGCTGGTGCCCGGGTGTTCATCCCTTATTTGTCGGCAACACATTCCAATGAGGCCCGTGGCGAGCAATTGCTGGCTCAGATCGAACGGATCCTGAGCGGAACCGGCGCCGAAAGGGTCAACCTGATCGGCCACAGCCAGGGCGCGCTGGCCGCCCGATACGCCGGCGCCATTGCCCCAGACAGGGTGGCCTCGGTGACCTCGGTCAGCGGCCCCAATCACGGCTCCGAACTGATTGATTTCCTGTACAAGGCCCTTACCCCGGGGCGCTTGCCAGAGCATGTGGCGCATAAAGTGGCCACGCTTTTTGCAGACTTCATCTCGTTGCTGAGCGGCCAGGCGCAACTGCCACACGCGGCCATCGCAGCGTTGGCGGCGCTGACCACCGAAGGCGTGGGCGCGTTCAATGACAAATACCCCCAAGGGCTGCCCAAGAACTGGGGAGGCAACGGAGCGCATAGGGTCAACGGCGTACGCTACTACTCATGGAGCGGCACGTTGCAGGACACACAGAACGGAGCATTCAATGCGATGGATCCGCTGCCGGCCTTCTGCCAAGCCTTTTCCGAATACTTCATCACCGAAGCCGGGCAGAACGATGGGCTGGTGGGACGCTTCAGTTCGCACTTGGGTAAGGTCATTCGCTCTGACTATCCGCTGGACCACATGGACATCATCAACCAGACAACGGGGCGCAGCCGCACGGGCACAGACCCGGTAGAGCTTTACGTGCGCCACGCCGAACGCCTGCGCAAAGCCGGCCTTTGA
- a CDS encoding 3-deoxy-7-phosphoheptulonate synthase gives MNSSVSALPLSTLNPANEALTLRLPSSLQLKQQLPLSTALSQQVNAHRQAIRAILDGEDSRLLVIVGPCSIHDPKSALEYAANLARAAQEVSDSMLLVMRAYVEKPRTTVGWKGLAYDPGLDGSDDMAAGLTLSRELMREMLQLGLPVATELLQPMAANYFDDLLSWVAIGARTTESQIHREMASGLGMPVGFKNGTDGGVGIACDAMRSAAHPHRHFGIDSQGHPAIIQTQGNPDTHLVLRGGHRGPNYDRQNVTQIHNDLTRLKIPARIMVDCSHANSGKDPLRQPQVFNDVLEQRLQGNRSLIGMMLESHLFEGCQSLGPSLRYGVSVTDGCLGWASTEQLLRQAHRQLLPV, from the coding sequence ATGAATTCGTCCGTCTCTGCTTTGCCGCTGTCTACGCTCAACCCTGCCAATGAAGCCCTGACCCTGCGTCTGCCCAGCTCATTGCAGCTCAAGCAACAATTGCCCCTCAGCACGGCGCTGAGCCAACAGGTCAATGCCCATCGCCAGGCAATCCGCGCCATCCTCGACGGTGAGGACTCCCGCCTGCTGGTCATTGTCGGCCCTTGCTCCATCCACGACCCGAAATCGGCCCTCGAATACGCTGCCAACCTGGCTCGCGCGGCCCAGGAAGTGAGCGACAGCATGCTGCTGGTGATGCGCGCCTACGTGGAAAAACCCCGCACGACCGTAGGCTGGAAAGGCCTGGCTTACGATCCTGGCCTGGATGGCAGCGATGACATGGCCGCCGGCCTGACGTTGTCCCGGGAACTGATGCGCGAAATGCTCCAGCTTGGCCTGCCTGTGGCCACCGAACTGCTGCAACCCATGGCCGCCAACTACTTCGATGACCTGCTCAGTTGGGTCGCCATCGGCGCGCGCACCACCGAATCGCAGATCCACCGGGAAATGGCCAGCGGCCTGGGCATGCCGGTCGGTTTCAAGAACGGCACGGACGGCGGCGTTGGCATAGCCTGTGATGCCATGCGCTCGGCCGCCCATCCTCATCGGCATTTCGGCATCGACAGCCAAGGGCATCCGGCGATCATCCAGACCCAGGGCAACCCCGACACTCATCTGGTGTTACGCGGCGGCCATCGCGGGCCGAACTATGACCGCCAGAACGTCACGCAGATACACAATGACCTGACCCGCCTGAAAATACCGGCGCGGATCATGGTGGATTGCAGTCACGCCAACAGCGGCAAAGACCCGTTGCGTCAGCCGCAGGTGTTCAACGACGTCCTGGAGCAGCGCCTGCAAGGGAACCGGTCCCTCATCGGCATGATGCTGGAAAGCCACCTGTTCGAAGGTTGCCAATCGTTGGGCCCGTCGCTGCGTTACGGCGTATCGGTGACCGATGGTTGCCTTGGCTGGGCGTCCACCGAGCAACTGCTGCGTCAGGCTCATCGCCAGCTGCTGCCGGTCTGA